The Cyclobacteriaceae bacterium DNA segment CTGCCTTGTTTGAAGGCATTGTTTCGGATGTAGCACCAAAGAATTGTACCCATTCCTAATTCATGCGCACGCTCAAAAGCTGCAGCCACTTCCTGTATCTGACGTGTAGAGTTATCCGAACCGAAATAGATGGTAGCACCTACGGCTACTGCGCCCAGATTCCAGGCTTCTTCAACCGAACCAAACATGATCTGGTCATGCTTGTTGGGGTATGTAAGCAATTCGTTATGATTGATCTTTACAATGAAGGGTATCTTGTGCGCATACTTGCGCGACATCATGGCCAATACACCATAGGTTGTCGCTACTGCATTACAACCTCCTTCAATAGCAAGCTTCACTATGTTTTCCGGATCGAAGTAGGCTGGGTTCTTGGCAAAAGATGCACCGGCACTGTGTTCAATTCCTTGATCAATCGGAAGAATGGAAAGAAAACCAGTTCCACCTAAGCGCCCGCGATCAAACATGGTTTGCAGGCTGCGCAGCGTTTGCGGAGTTCGGTTGGATTGTGCAAAAACACGGTCTACAAAGTCAGGCCCGGGGGCATGAATTTGATTGGCTGCGATGGTTTTGCTTTTATGATCGAGAAGGAATTTGGCGTCTTTGCCAAGGATTTTAGAGATGCTTTGTTTCGCCATAGTTATGTTAAAAAGTAGGGAAGCAAAGTTATCAATTATTTAAAAGTAACATCGCCCAATTAAGGGGTTTTAACGGTAACGTTTGCATACTAAAAAAGCCACTTGAAAGGTGGCTTTTTTAGTATATAATTATCTGAGAATCAGATCTTTTCCTTGATTCTGGCTGATTTGCCCTGACGGCCCTTCATGTAGTAAAGTTTCGCTCTGCGAACCTTGCCCTGCTTAATTACCTCAACCTTATCAACGCTGGGTGAAGTAACCGGGAAAATACGCTCCACACCAATACCATTGGAGATTTTACGCACGGTAAAGGTCTCACCATTGGTGCCATAGCCCCTGCGCTGGATAACCACTCCCTGGAACTGCTGAACGCGTTCCTTGTTTCCTTCTTTGATTTTTACGTGAACGTTAACAGTATCACCAGCTTTAAAAGCAGGCATTTTCTCACGTGCGGCAGCATATTCCTGCTCAACAACTTTAATTAAATCGGCCATAATAGCGTGTTTTCAAAAACGGACTGCAAATGTAGGGAAAGAATTGAGATTTTCGAAGCAGGTAAAGAATGTTTTTTGAATTGAAAACGGCTCGTTTGGGCTATTTCAACAGGTTAGGGCGCCTTTTTTGGGTTCTTTCCAGGGCTTTTTCGTGTTTCCATTCCTCGATTTTGGCATGGTCGCCTGAAAGCAAAACATCCGGTACTTCCCAGCCTTTGTATTCCGCTGGACGTGTATAAACGGGTGGTGCCACCAGCCCATCCTGAAAGGAGTCCGTGAGGGCAGAGGTTTCATCGGAAAGAACACCGGGAATCAACCGGATGACCGCATCCGCCACGACAGCGGCTGCCAACTCACCACCGGATAATACATAATCGCCAATGCTGATTTCGCGGGTAACTAAGCGTTCGCGTACGCGTTCATCCACACCTTTGTAGTGGCCGCACAGCAATATGAGATTTTGTTTTATGCTGAGTTCGTTAGCTATGGATTGGGTAAATAACTCACCATCCGGACTCATGTAAATAACTTCATCATAATGTCGTTTCGATTTCAACTCGGAAATGCACCG contains these protein-coding regions:
- a CDS encoding class I fructose-bisphosphate aldolase; amino-acid sequence: MAKQSISKILGKDAKFLLDHKSKTIAANQIHAPGPDFVDRVFAQSNRTPQTLRSLQTMFDRGRLGGTGFLSILPIDQGIEHSAGASFAKNPAYFDPENIVKLAIEGGCNAVATTYGVLAMMSRKYAHKIPFIVKINHNELLTYPNKHDQIMFGSVEEAWNLGAVAVGATIYFGSDNSTRQIQEVAAAFERAHELGMGTILWCYIRNNAFKQGSKDYHVSADLTGQANHLGVTIQADIIKQKLAENNGGYKALNTGGSSYGKLDERIYTHLTSEHPIDLCRYQVANCYMGRAGLINSGGESKGASDLADAVRTAVINKRAGGMGLISGRKAFQRPLKEGVEILNAIQDVYLDKNIDLA
- the rplS gene encoding 50S ribosomal protein L19 codes for the protein MADLIKVVEQEYAAAREKMPAFKAGDTVNVHVKIKEGNKERVQQFQGVVIQRRGYGTNGETFTVRKISNGIGVERIFPVTSPSVDKVEVIKQGKVRRAKLYYMKGRQGKSARIKEKI
- the trmD gene encoding tRNA (guanosine(37)-N1)-methyltransferase TrmD, translated to MHISIITVLPRLIESPFNDSILKRAQTKGLVQVEIIDLRQYASGKHKSVDDYAFGGGAGMVMMIEPIDRCISELKSKRHYDEVIYMSPDGELFTQSIANELSIKQNLILLCGHYKGVDERVRERLVTREISIGDYVLSGGELAAAVVADAVIRLIPGVLSDETSALTDSFQDGLVAPPVYTRPAEYKGWEVPDVLLSGDHAKIEEWKHEKALERTQKRRPNLLK